A window of Kwoniella newhampshirensis strain CBS 13917 chromosome 9, whole genome shotgun sequence contains these coding sequences:
- a CDS encoding methionine aminopeptidase, type II, with protein MAPVAVPTMETLSISEDKKDQKVEDLQVDEEDEEDDDDAEGEEGPSTGDAKKKKKKKKSKKKKSAAATQSQPPRVGLSKIFKSGVYPVGEEVEYREDNAFRTSSAEMREKERLAQEDPSTTYQNIRRAGEVHRQVRAYARKTIKPGMTMTEIANLIEDGTRALVEENGFESGIGFPTGLSVNEIAAHYTPNPGDKQVLQKKDVMKVDFGVHVNGRIVDSAFTMNFEPTWDRLLDAVKDATNAGIREAGIDVRLCDIGEAVQDVMESYEVEVDGKTYPVKSISNLNGHSITPYTIHGGIGDKPGKSVPIVKQHGADKDTQRMEEGEYFAIETFGSTGRGRVIEEGACSHYALAGGAPERYSGHHQSAKSLLASVKRNFGTLPFCRRYLDHAGEKNYLLALNTLVKEGFVMDYPPLVDPQPGAMTAQFEHTILLRPTCKEVVSRGDDY; from the exons ATGGCCCCGGTCGCTGTCCCCACCATGGAGACGCTTAGCATCTCCGAAGACAAGAAGGACcagaaggtcgaggatctgcaagtggacgaagaggacgaagaggacgatgacgacgcagagggcgaagaaggtccGAGCACAGGAG ATGCcaagaaaaagaagaagaagaagaagt ccaagaagaagaagtcagCCGCTGCTACGCAGTCTCAGCCTCCCAGAGTGGGATTGAGCAAGATATTCAAGAGCGGAGTCTACCCTGTCGGCGAGGAGGTCGAGTatcgagaaga CAACGCATTCCGAACATCATCAGCCGAaatgagagagaaggaaagactAGCCCAAGAAGACCCTTCAACGACATATCAGAACATCCGTCGAGCAGGTGAAGTGCATCGACAGGTCCGAGCTTATGCTCGTAAAACTATCAAGCCGGGTATGACAATGACAGAAATTGCCAATCTGATTGAAGATGGAACGCGGGCTTTGGTTGAGGAGAACGGATTTGAGAGTGGTATCGGCTTCCCAACAGGTCTGAGCGTTAACGAGATTGCGGCCCATTACACTCCTAATCCAGGAGACAAGCAAG TACTACAGAAAAAGGATGTGATGAAGGTCGATTTCGGTGTACACGTCAATGGGCGAATTGTCGATTCAGCGTTCACGATGAACTTCGAGCCGACTTGGGATCGACTATTGGATGCTGTCAAGGATGCTACGAATGCGGGGATAAGAGAAGCAGGCATCGATGTTCGCCTATGCGACATTGGCGAGGCAGTTCAGGATGTCATGGAGAGTTatgaggttgaggtggaCGGCAAGACATATCCTGTCAAGTCGATTAGTAACCTTAATGGACACTCTATAACACCATACACAATTCACGGTGGTATTGGCGACAAACCGGGAAAGTCAGTACCGATTGTCAAGCAACATGGTGCCGATAAGGACACGCAGCgaatggaagagggtgaaTACTTTGCGATTGAAACTTTCGGAAGTACAGGTCGAGGGAgggtgatcgaggaaggtgCCTGTTCACATTACGCTTTGGCAGGAGGTGCACCTGAGCGGTATTCTGGACA CCACCAATCAGCGAAGTCGTTGCTGGCGTCAGTGAAACGTAACTTCGGGACATTGCCGTTCTGCCGACGATATTTGGATCATGCAGGAGAGAAAAATTACCTCTTGGCC CTGAACACTCTCGTGAAAGAGGGATTTGTCATGGACTATCCTCCCTTGGTCGATCCTCAACCAGGAGCTATGACAGCGCAATTT GAACACACAATTCTGTTGAGACCGACCTGCAAGGAGGTGGTCTCACGGGGCGATGACTACTGA
- a CDS encoding 60S ribosomal protein eL24 → MRVDRCDFSGYKVYPSRGKVYVRGDSKTFRFLNSKSESLFLQRKNPRKIAWTQVYRRMHKKGITEEVAKKRSRKNVKVQRGIVGADLASILAKRTAKPEVRAAARQAAITKAKTEKRDKEASKASKGGAANVPKVSKQSMKGGAGKGGR, encoded by the exons ATGCGTGTCGACAGGTGTGATTTCTCGGGGTACAAGGTCTACCCCTCCAGGGGAAAGGTCTACGTCAGAGGTGACTCCAAG ACCTTCCGATTCCTCAACTCCAAGTCCGAGTCTCTTTTCCTCCAACGAAAGAACCCTCGAAAGATCGCTTGGACCCAGGTCTACCGACG GATGCACAAGAAGGGCATCACCGAGGAGGTCGCCAAGAAGAGGTCTAGGAAGAACGTCAAGGTCCAG CGAGGAATTGTCGGTGCCGATCTCGCCTCCATTCTCGCCAAGCGAACCGCAAAGCCCGAGGTCCGAGCCGCTGCTCGTCAAGCCGCCATCACCAAGGCCAAGACCGAGAAGCGAGACAAGGAGGCTTCCAAGGCCTCCAAGGGCGGTGCCGCCAACGTCCCCAAGGTTTCCAAGCAGAGCATGAAGGGAGGTGCCGGTAAGGGCGGTCGTTAA